A genomic window from Corynebacterium fournieri includes:
- a CDS encoding HNH endonuclease signature motif containing protein → MNPFDAFIQAMAAESMETLRHFDLPVALAAGIAPDKAHAWARMQDVYYGKTKFTRKQALAARKARGFSLDELGLIERRVGGVKDAGERWRLRLELLDVTGGYKAIERAARELIPREDNAPAKKQVAFSQPNNGRARITIDTTDRNAADLEHRLRQHIDPALPAAAQMEEEFWRILDGTTGGVVAAAPRPIVMVPIDAHARILAGDGDDVVLTLTDGTTMTGAEYLEYEFGDALEVAAFHPEHGAVNLYDTERFANQKQRDLACMVSPVCAFPGCRHGALGCEIHHVHAWKHGGLTNMNNLVPLCRYHNRINDDDPWRRKRGHITMIRGAPWWISPRGYHIKNTDRGALDQLFGPQNT, encoded by the coding sequence GCGCTGGCCGCCGGCATCGCCCCGGACAAGGCACACGCGTGGGCACGGATGCAGGACGTCTACTACGGAAAAACGAAGTTCACCCGCAAACAAGCCCTCGCCGCACGAAAAGCCCGCGGATTCTCCCTCGACGAACTCGGGCTGATCGAACGGCGTGTTGGCGGGGTGAAAGATGCCGGGGAGCGGTGGCGGCTGCGGCTAGAACTATTGGATGTCACCGGCGGGTACAAAGCCATCGAGCGCGCCGCCCGCGAGCTCATCCCCCGCGAGGACAACGCACCGGCGAAGAAACAGGTCGCGTTCTCGCAACCGAACAACGGCCGGGCACGCATCACCATCGACACCACCGACCGCAACGCCGCAGACTTAGAGCACCGCCTGCGCCAACACATCGACCCCGCGCTTCCGGCCGCAGCCCAGATGGAAGAGGAGTTCTGGCGCATCCTGGACGGCACAACCGGCGGGGTTGTCGCCGCCGCGCCGCGGCCGATTGTGATGGTGCCCATCGACGCGCACGCGCGCATCCTCGCAGGCGACGGTGACGACGTTGTGCTGACGCTGACTGACGGCACCACCATGACCGGGGCCGAGTACCTGGAGTATGAGTTCGGCGACGCATTGGAAGTCGCAGCGTTCCACCCGGAGCACGGCGCGGTCAACCTTTACGACACCGAGCGTTTCGCCAACCAGAAACAACGCGATCTGGCCTGCATGGTCTCGCCCGTGTGCGCGTTTCCGGGCTGCCGCCACGGCGCGCTAGGGTGCGAGATCCACCATGTGCACGCGTGGAAACACGGTGGGCTGACCAACATGAACAACCTGGTGCCGTTATGCCGCTATCACAACCGCATCAACGACGATGATCCCTGGCGGCGAAAACGCGGCCACATCACTATGATCCGCGGCGCGCCCTGGTGGATCTCACCCCGCGGATACCACATCAAAAACACCGACCGCGGAGCACTCGACCAACTTTTCGGACCACAAAACACCTAG
- a CDS encoding acetyl/propionyl/methylcrotonyl-CoA carboxylase subunit alpha, which translates to MTLSAVLIANRGEIAVRIARTARDLGIRSIAVYSEPDTGALHTQVADEAYLLPGKTSAETYMNIPALIEIAHRAGADCLHPGYGFLSENADFARTVEQAGLTWIGPSPEAIELLGDKLSARALAVEANAPLAPGTGEPLSTWEEARDFADEHGMPIAIKAAFGGGGRGLKVVFDEADIEEGFASAGREAKEAFGRGECYVEKFLTHPRHVEAQVLADAHGNVAVLGTRDCSTQRRFQKLIEEAPAPFLTDEQRSAIEEGAREIIRKANYQSAGTVEYIVSEDGTVSFLEVNTRVQVEHPVTEVVTGVDIIAEQFRVADGLPLSFVEEKGGHDGIDPSISGHAFEFRLNAEDVTNGFAPSPGTVTRLDLPTGPGIRVDTGVRTGGQIPPYYDSLMGKLIIWGPDRDTALRRAKQALSEFEIEGVRTVLPFHRDMVEAPEINGDSLDVYTDWVDHNYSPSQKHNGVDIEHIYDERRDVVVEIDGRLHTIGFPVAMLGGGAATAPAEAAGPAGDEAGAVTSKYEATIVEWLVSDGDVVAKGDPIATVEAMKMESQIKAPRDGQISLAAQQGERVKANATIATIS; encoded by the coding sequence ATGACTCTTTCTGCCGTACTCATCGCCAACCGCGGCGAAATCGCCGTGCGCATCGCGCGCACCGCACGCGATCTGGGCATCCGCTCCATCGCCGTCTACTCCGAGCCCGACACCGGCGCCCTGCACACCCAGGTCGCCGACGAGGCCTACCTGCTGCCAGGCAAAACCTCCGCCGAGACCTACATGAACATCCCGGCGCTCATCGAAATCGCCCACCGCGCCGGCGCCGACTGCCTCCACCCTGGCTACGGCTTCCTGTCCGAAAACGCGGACTTCGCCCGCACCGTCGAGCAAGCCGGCCTGACCTGGATCGGCCCGTCACCGGAAGCCATCGAGCTCCTCGGCGACAAGCTCTCCGCCCGCGCCCTGGCGGTCGAGGCCAACGCCCCGCTCGCGCCCGGCACCGGCGAGCCGCTGTCCACCTGGGAAGAAGCGCGCGACTTCGCCGACGAACACGGCATGCCGATCGCAATCAAGGCGGCGTTCGGCGGCGGCGGCCGCGGCCTGAAGGTCGTCTTCGACGAAGCCGACATCGAAGAAGGCTTCGCCTCCGCAGGCCGCGAAGCCAAAGAAGCCTTCGGCCGCGGCGAATGCTACGTGGAGAAGTTCCTCACCCACCCACGCCACGTGGAGGCGCAGGTGCTTGCCGACGCCCACGGCAACGTCGCCGTGCTTGGCACCCGCGACTGCTCCACCCAGCGACGCTTCCAAAAACTCATCGAGGAAGCCCCCGCCCCGTTCCTCACCGACGAACAGCGCAGCGCCATCGAAGAAGGCGCACGCGAAATCATCCGCAAGGCGAACTACCAGTCCGCCGGCACCGTCGAATACATCGTCTCCGAAGACGGCACCGTCTCCTTCCTGGAGGTCAACACCCGCGTCCAGGTCGAGCACCCTGTCACCGAGGTCGTCACCGGCGTGGATATCATCGCCGAGCAATTCCGCGTCGCCGACGGGCTGCCCCTCTCCTTCGTCGAAGAAAAGGGCGGGCACGACGGAATCGACCCGTCGATAAGCGGCCACGCGTTTGAGTTCCGCCTCAACGCCGAAGACGTCACCAACGGCTTTGCGCCCTCGCCGGGCACCGTCACCCGCCTCGACCTGCCCACTGGTCCCGGCATCCGTGTCGACACCGGCGTGCGCACCGGCGGCCAGATCCCGCCGTACTACGACTCGCTCATGGGCAAACTCATCATCTGGGGCCCCGACCGCGACACCGCGCTGCGCCGCGCAAAGCAGGCACTCAGCGAGTTCGAGATCGAAGGCGTGCGCACCGTGCTGCCGTTCCACCGCGACATGGTGGAAGCACCCGAAATCAACGGCGACTCGCTCGACGTGTACACGGACTGGGTGGATCACAACTACTCGCCGTCGCAGAAGCACAACGGCGTCGACATCGAGCACATCTACGACGAGCGCCGCGACGTCGTCGTAGAAATCGACGGCCGACTGCACACCATCGGCTTCCCCGTCGCCATGCTCGGCGGCGGCGCGGCCACGGCCCCGGCCGAAGCGGCTGGCCCGGCCGGCGACGAAGCAGGCGCCGTGACGTCGAAGTACGAAGCCACGATCGTGGAATGGCTCGTTTCCGACGGCGACGTCGTTGCCAAGGGCGACCCGATTGCGACCGTCGAGGCGATGAAGATGGAATCGCAGATCAAAGCACCTCGCGACGGGCAGATCTCGCTTGCCGCACAGCAGGGCGAGCGCGTCAAAGCAAACGCCACCATCGCGACGATTTCCTAG
- a CDS encoding carboxyltransferase domain-containing protein, with the protein MDFYAALTATPLDHQTDVVAAARTVLVTFDSPTATTKAVDVLAGYSPDTADMGTPRDINIDVRYDGEDIDALATTLGMNADKLIDWHTSTTWVAAFGGFAPGFTYCVPEDASRALEIPRRDSPRTAVPAGAVALAGEFSAVYPRTSPGGWQLIGTTHTPMWDSTATPPALVAPGDRVHYRAVDALPDDSETARKHLATPPRRPVFTLDDAGLQTLYQDLGRQGNGNLGVTTSGSSDRASARTANAAVGNKRNATLLENVGGLRLSALAETVICVTGADAEVTVGGRPAPLATPTIVPAGAEVVVAPSRLGFRTYVAVRGGLIADTELDSAATDMLSGLGPKPLAAGDTIAMSLTPPQSANSLLSNPLRVERDGADVVGVVRCVLGPRDDWFTDEAVERFFNTEFTVTGDSNRVGLRLESDAPLSRSRDGELPSEGMVAGSVQVPPSGQPVLFLRDHAVTGGYPVIATVINEDVDIAAQLPPGGKLRFERYTLEG; encoded by the coding sequence ATGGACTTCTACGCGGCGCTCACCGCCACGCCGCTGGACCACCAAACCGACGTCGTCGCCGCCGCACGCACCGTGCTGGTGACCTTCGACTCACCCACCGCGACCACAAAAGCCGTCGACGTGCTGGCCGGCTACTCGCCCGACACCGCCGACATGGGCACCCCGCGCGACATCAACATCGACGTGCGCTACGACGGCGAAGACATCGACGCGCTTGCGACAACGCTCGGCATGAACGCAGACAAGCTGATCGACTGGCACACCTCCACCACCTGGGTCGCAGCGTTCGGCGGCTTCGCACCCGGATTCACCTACTGCGTACCCGAAGACGCCTCGCGCGCACTCGAGATCCCGCGCCGCGACTCGCCGCGCACCGCCGTCCCCGCAGGCGCGGTGGCGCTGGCCGGCGAATTCTCCGCCGTCTACCCGCGCACCTCGCCCGGCGGCTGGCAGCTCATCGGCACCACGCACACGCCCATGTGGGACTCCACCGCCACCCCGCCCGCGCTCGTCGCCCCCGGCGACCGCGTGCACTACCGCGCCGTCGACGCGCTGCCGGACGACTCCGAAACCGCGCGCAAGCACCTGGCAACCCCGCCGCGCCGGCCGGTGTTCACCCTCGACGACGCCGGTCTGCAGACGCTGTACCAAGACCTCGGCCGCCAAGGCAACGGCAACCTGGGTGTGACCACGTCCGGGTCCTCCGACCGAGCCTCCGCCCGCACCGCCAACGCCGCAGTCGGCAACAAGCGCAACGCCACCCTGCTGGAAAACGTCGGCGGACTGCGCCTGTCCGCCCTGGCCGAGACTGTCATCTGCGTCACCGGCGCTGACGCTGAGGTCACCGTCGGCGGTCGCCCCGCGCCGCTGGCCACCCCGACGATCGTGCCAGCCGGAGCAGAAGTCGTGGTCGCCCCGTCGCGCCTCGGCTTCCGCACCTACGTCGCGGTACGCGGCGGGCTCATCGCCGACACCGAGCTCGACTCGGCCGCCACCGACATGCTCTCCGGCCTCGGCCCCAAACCGCTCGCCGCCGGCGACACCATCGCGATGTCGCTGACCCCGCCGCAGTCCGCCAACTCACTGCTGTCGAACCCGCTGCGCGTCGAACGCGACGGCGCCGATGTCGTCGGCGTCGTGCGCTGCGTACTCGGCCCCCGCGACGACTGGTTCACCGACGAAGCCGTCGAGCGCTTCTTCAACACCGAATTCACCGTCACCGGCGACTCCAACCGCGTCGGGCTGCGCCTCGAATCCGACGCGCCGCTGTCCCGCTCGCGCGACGGCGAGCTGCCCAGCGAGGGCATGGTCGCAGGCTCCGTGCAGGTTCCCCCGTCCGGCCAACCCGTGCTGTTCCTGCGCGACCACGCCGTGACCGGTGGCTACCCTGTCATCGCGACCGTGATCAATGAAGACGTCGACATCGCCGCACAACTCCCGCCCGGCGGAAAACTCCGCTTCGAGCGCTACACCCTGGAAGGTTAA